One stretch of Variovorax sp. TBS-050B DNA includes these proteins:
- the dmeF gene encoding CDF family Co(II)/Ni(II) efflux transporter DmeF: MHTHDLSAWQHDHHFGAGNESAERSTRLVMWITVAAMVVEIGAGWWFNSMALLADGWHMSSHALAIGLSAFAYAAARRYARDPRFAFGTWKIEVLGGFASALMLLGVAALMVVGSIERLLSPSAIHYREAVAVAVLGLIVNLVCARLLGSAHHHGHGHGHEHHGHDHHHHHGHAHGHDLNLRSAYLHVVADAATSVLAIAALLGGWFFGWAWLDPMMGIVGAVLVAVWAKGLLKETGKVLLDREMDHPVAAEIREGIETGLADSETRVADLHVWRVGREAYACALTVVTHSPTLSADEVRACFSMHEEIRHSTVEIQRCGHG, encoded by the coding sequence ATGCACACCCATGACCTGAGCGCCTGGCAGCACGACCACCATTTCGGCGCGGGCAACGAATCGGCCGAGCGCAGCACGCGGCTCGTGATGTGGATCACCGTGGCCGCGATGGTGGTCGAGATCGGCGCCGGCTGGTGGTTCAACTCGATGGCGCTCCTGGCCGACGGCTGGCACATGAGCTCGCATGCGCTCGCGATCGGCCTCAGCGCCTTCGCCTATGCGGCCGCGCGGCGCTACGCGCGCGACCCGCGCTTTGCCTTCGGCACCTGGAAGATCGAGGTGCTCGGCGGCTTCGCGAGCGCGCTGATGCTGCTCGGCGTGGCCGCGCTGATGGTGGTGGGCTCGATCGAGCGCCTGCTCTCGCCCTCGGCCATCCATTACCGCGAAGCGGTGGCGGTGGCGGTGCTCGGGCTGATCGTCAACCTCGTCTGCGCGCGGCTGCTCGGATCGGCGCACCACCACGGGCATGGGCACGGGCATGAGCACCACGGCCACGACCACCACCACCACCACGGGCACGCGCACGGCCACGACCTGAACCTGCGCTCCGCCTACCTGCACGTCGTGGCCGATGCCGCGACGTCGGTGCTCGCCATCGCGGCGCTGCTCGGAGGCTGGTTCTTCGGCTGGGCCTGGCTGGACCCGATGATGGGCATCGTCGGCGCGGTGCTGGTGGCGGTCTGGGCCAAGGGCCTGCTCAAGGAAACCGGCAAGGTGCTGCTCGACCGCGAGATGGACCACCCGGTGGCGGCCGAGATCCGCGAAGGCATCGAGACCGGCCTGGCCGATTCGGAAACCCGCGTGGCCGACCTGCACGTCTGGCGCGTGGGCCGCGAGGCCTACGCCTGCGCCCTCACCGTGGTGACGCACTCGCCCACGCTCTCGGCCGACGAGGTGCGGGCCTGCTTCTCGATGCACGAGGAGATCCGGCACTCGACGGTGGAAATCCAGCGCTGCGGGCACGGCTGA
- the ruvB gene encoding Holliday junction branch migration DNA helicase RuvB, translated as MTIQTDDFAPAPPRVVSAAPASPQEEAIERALRPKLLDEYVGQAKVREQLEIFIGAARKRREALDHVLLFGPPGLGKTTLSHIIAAELGVNLRQTSGPVLEKPKDLAALLTNLEPNDVLFIDEIHRLSPMVEEILYPALEDYQIDIMIGEGPAARSIKLDLQPFTLVGATTRAGMLTNPLRDRFGIVARLEFYTPEELARIVHRSAGLLKVATDEAGGFEIARRSRGTPRIANRLLRRVRDYAEVKGNGRITEDIAHKALAMLDVDPQGFDLMDRKLLEAVVHRFDGGPVGLDNVAASIGEERDTIEDVIEPYLIQQGFLQRTPRGRIATLAAYRHLGVAPPSSRADGQDLFGI; from the coding sequence ATGACCATCCAGACCGACGATTTCGCCCCCGCACCGCCCCGCGTGGTGTCCGCCGCCCCGGCTTCCCCGCAGGAAGAGGCGATCGAGCGGGCGCTGCGGCCCAAGCTGCTGGACGAGTACGTCGGCCAGGCCAAGGTGCGCGAGCAGTTGGAAATCTTCATCGGCGCCGCGCGCAAGCGCAGGGAAGCGCTGGACCACGTGCTGCTGTTCGGCCCGCCCGGCCTCGGCAAGACCACGCTGTCGCACATCATCGCGGCCGAACTGGGCGTCAACCTGCGCCAGACCTCCGGGCCGGTGCTCGAGAAGCCCAAGGACCTGGCGGCGCTGCTGACCAACCTCGAGCCGAACGACGTGCTCTTCATCGACGAGATCCATCGCCTGAGCCCGATGGTCGAGGAAATCCTCTATCCCGCGCTGGAGGACTACCAGATCGACATCATGATCGGCGAAGGCCCCGCGGCGCGCAGCATCAAGCTCGACCTGCAGCCCTTCACGCTCGTGGGCGCCACCACGCGCGCCGGCATGCTCACCAATCCGCTGCGCGACCGCTTCGGCATCGTCGCGCGGCTGGAGTTCTACACGCCCGAGGAGCTCGCGCGCATCGTGCACCGCAGCGCCGGGCTGCTCAAGGTCGCGACCGACGAGGCCGGCGGCTTCGAGATCGCGCGCCGCTCGCGCGGCACGCCGCGCATCGCCAACCGCCTGCTGCGCCGCGTGCGCGACTATGCCGAGGTCAAGGGCAACGGCCGCATCACCGAGGACATCGCCCACAAGGCGCTGGCCATGCTCGACGTCGATCCGCAGGGCTTCGACCTGATGGACCGCAAGCTGCTCGAGGCCGTGGTGCACCGCTTCGACGGCGGGCCGGTGGGCCTGGACAACGTCGCGGCCAGCATCGGCGAGGAGCGCGACACCATCGAGGACGTGATCGAGCCCTACCTGATCCAGCAGGGCTTCCTGCAGCGCACGCCGCGCGGGCGGATCGCCACGCTCGCGGCCTACCGTCACCTCGGCGTGGCGCCGCCTTCGAGCCGCGCCGACGGCCAGGACCTTTTCGGAATCTGA
- a CDS encoding CDP-alcohol phosphatidyltransferase family protein: protein MSIYELKPRFQALLRPLVGRLHAAGVTANQVTLAACAVSVALGLWLFFAAPSLAAFGLIPAWMFVRMAFNAIDGMLAREHGQQSRLGAFLNELTDVLSDAALYLPFALVAPFDPFWVGATIVLAGLSEFAGALGPTVGASRRYDGPLGKSDRAFVFGALGLYVALGGPLPGWTAWLMPLVALLVAWTVVNRVRRALAEAERQPGAEAPRPTTSGTP, encoded by the coding sequence GTGTCGATCTACGAGCTGAAGCCGCGGTTCCAGGCGCTGCTGCGCCCCCTGGTCGGGCGGCTGCACGCCGCCGGCGTGACCGCGAACCAGGTCACGCTCGCCGCCTGCGCGGTGTCGGTCGCGCTCGGCCTCTGGCTCTTCTTCGCGGCACCCTCGCTCGCCGCCTTCGGGCTGATTCCGGCCTGGATGTTCGTGCGCATGGCCTTCAACGCCATCGACGGCATGCTGGCGCGCGAACACGGGCAGCAGAGCAGGCTCGGCGCCTTCCTCAACGAACTGACCGACGTGCTCTCCGACGCGGCGCTGTACCTGCCGTTCGCGCTGGTGGCGCCCTTCGACCCGTTCTGGGTCGGCGCCACGATCGTGCTGGCGGGGCTCAGCGAATTCGCCGGGGCGCTCGGCCCCACGGTGGGCGCCTCGCGCCGCTACGACGGCCCGCTCGGCAAGAGCGACCGCGCCTTCGTGTTCGGGGCGCTCGGGCTCTACGTCGCGCTGGGCGGGCCGCTGCCGGGCTGGACGGCCTGGCTCATGCCGCTCGTGGCGCTGCTCGTGGCCTGGACCGTGGTCAACCGCGTGCGGCGCGCGCTGGCCGAAGCCGAGCGCCAACCCGGGGCCGAGGCGCCCCGGCCCACCACCTCAGGGACTCCATGA
- a CDS encoding bifunctional alpha/beta hydrolase/class I SAM-dependent methyltransferase, with amino-acid sequence MTDNTTGDPQGAITRRPLAELQFRTHDGESLFYRHWPATGGARRGAIVLFHRGHEHGARMAHLVDELDLPDFDFFAWDARGHGRSPGQRGYSPSFATSVRDVQTFVQHIVRAHGVAEADIHVVAQSVGAVLVATWAHDYAPKVRGLTLASPAFKVKLYVPFARPGLALMHRLRGLFFVNSYVKAKFLTHDPARIASYESDPLITRPIAVNILLGLYEAAERVVADAQAITRPVQLLISGADWVVHQKPQRQFFERLGSAVKTKVELPGFFHDTLGERDRASAVQSIREFVLQLFDEPPAPVDLRAAHLAGPTADESRALAEPLPALSPRGLYWSLTRAGLRFGGTLASGVKLGHETGFDSGSTLDYVYRNQAQGKGALGRMVDRNYLDAIGWRGIRQRKIHVEELLRIAMERLAEMHREVRVMDIAAGHGRYVLDAVLASPVKASSILLRDYSEINVRDGRALIAEKGLEDVAQFVQADAFDRMSLASVVPRPTLAVVSGLYELFPDNEMVQRSLAGVGDAVEDGGYLVYTGQPWHPQLEMIARALTSHRQGQAWVMRRRTQAEMDQLVEEAGFRKIDQRVDEWGIFTVSLAVRTGH; translated from the coding sequence ATGACCGACAACACCACCGGCGACCCGCAGGGCGCCATCACCCGGCGACCGCTGGCCGAACTCCAGTTCCGCACCCACGACGGCGAGTCGCTGTTCTACCGCCACTGGCCCGCCACCGGCGGCGCGCGGCGCGGCGCGATCGTGCTGTTCCACCGCGGCCACGAGCACGGCGCGCGCATGGCGCACCTGGTCGACGAGCTCGACCTGCCCGATTTCGATTTCTTCGCCTGGGACGCCCGCGGCCACGGCCGCTCGCCGGGCCAGCGCGGCTACAGCCCGAGCTTCGCGACCTCGGTGCGCGACGTGCAGACCTTCGTGCAGCACATCGTCAGGGCGCACGGCGTGGCCGAGGCCGACATCCACGTCGTCGCGCAGAGCGTGGGCGCAGTGCTGGTCGCGACCTGGGCGCACGACTATGCGCCCAAGGTGCGCGGGCTCACGCTCGCCTCGCCGGCCTTCAAGGTCAAGCTCTACGTGCCGTTCGCGCGGCCGGGGCTGGCGCTGATGCACAGGCTGCGCGGCCTGTTCTTCGTCAACAGCTACGTGAAGGCCAAGTTCCTCACGCACGATCCCGCGCGGATCGCCAGCTACGAAAGCGATCCGCTGATCACGCGGCCGATCGCGGTCAACATCCTGCTCGGCCTGTACGAGGCGGCCGAGCGCGTGGTGGCCGACGCGCAGGCGATCACGCGGCCGGTGCAGCTGCTGATCTCGGGCGCGGACTGGGTGGTGCACCAGAAGCCCCAGCGCCAGTTCTTCGAGCGCCTGGGCAGCGCGGTCAAGACCAAGGTGGAGCTGCCGGGCTTCTTCCACGACACGCTCGGCGAGCGGGACCGCGCGAGCGCCGTGCAGTCGATCCGCGAATTCGTGCTGCAGCTGTTCGACGAACCGCCGGCGCCCGTGGACCTGCGCGCCGCGCATCTCGCCGGCCCGACCGCCGACGAATCGCGCGCGCTGGCCGAACCGCTGCCGGCGCTGTCGCCGCGCGGGCTCTACTGGTCGCTCACGCGCGCGGGGCTGCGCTTCGGCGGCACGCTCGCGAGCGGCGTGAAGCTCGGCCACGAGACCGGCTTCGACTCCGGCAGCACGCTCGACTACGTCTACCGCAACCAGGCGCAGGGCAAGGGCGCGCTGGGCCGCATGGTCGACCGCAACTACCTCGACGCGATCGGCTGGCGCGGCATCCGGCAGCGCAAGATCCACGTCGAGGAGCTGCTGCGCATCGCGATGGAGCGGCTGGCCGAGATGCACCGCGAGGTGCGCGTGATGGACATCGCCGCGGGCCATGGCCGCTACGTGCTCGACGCGGTGCTCGCGAGCCCCGTGAAGGCGAGTTCGATCCTGCTGCGCGACTACAGCGAGATCAACGTACGCGACGGCCGCGCGCTGATCGCCGAGAAGGGACTGGAGGACGTGGCGCAGTTCGTGCAGGCCGACGCCTTCGACCGCATGAGCCTGGCGAGCGTGGTGCCGCGGCCCACGCTCGCGGTGGTCTCGGGCTTGTACGAGCTCTTCCCCGACAACGAGATGGTGCAGCGCTCGCTCGCGGGCGTGGGCGACGCGGTGGAAGACGGCGGCTACCTGGTCTACACCGGCCAGCCCTGGCATCCGCAGCTCGAGATGATCGCGCGCGCGCTCACCAGCCACCGCCAGGGCCAGGCCTGGGTGATGCGGCGCCGCACGCAGGCCGAGATGGACCAGCTCGTCGAGGAGGCGGGCTTCCGCAAGATCGACCAGCGCGTGGACGAGTGGGGCATCTTCACGGTCTCGCTCGCGGTTCGTACCGGCCACTGA